A window of Pirellulales bacterium genomic DNA:
GCGCGCTAATGCGGTGGGCGAATTTTTCTTTTTAAATTTTTGGTGGAATTGTTATGTTTTTGTGGACGGCACTGCGGGCGTTTTTTGCCACGTTATTTAACCGCGCTTTGGCGGAACAAGTTCGCGCGGTCCTGGACGGAAAACCCTTCGACGGGGAACTGCTGGGGGTAGAAGGGGCGGGCACGGCGTCTACAACCGCCAAGCGTCCCGCGGGAACGGCAACTTCGACCACGCCGCCCCGGCCAGCCGCTGGCGCTAGCTCCCCGCCCCCTCGACCAGCGGCTTCCGCCCGTAGCGACGCTTTGACGTTGTTGGCCGCCTTGCAGCGTGAGGGGCGACTGCTGGACTTTTTAATGGAGGACCTTGGCTCTTATGCCGACGCGCAGGTGGGGGCCGTCGCGCGGGATCTGCACCGCGACTGCCGCGGCGTGGTGCAGCGGATGTTTGGGCTGGCTCCCCTGGCCACGGAGCCGGAAGGGAGCCGCATTGAGCTAACCGCGCCATATGACGCCGCGCGGTATCGGGTGTTGGGGTCCGCGCCCGAGTCGGGCCGAATCACGGGCACCATCCTCCATCCCGGTTGGCAGGCCACCCGTAGCGAACTTCCCGTCTGGTCCGGCAGCCCCAGCGGACAAAATATCCTCGCCCCGACCGAGGTGGAGGTGCGGTAAGGGGGCATGTTTTGCTGGTATGATCGACCATGGTCGGACGCCGAGAAGGGTGACTAATCGGCGCTTGCCACCATTGATTTTAGAGGCAGGACTTGTGAAATGTGGGCTGGATTTGAGGAGACGCGCGGCGGAGCGCGATAGGTGGAGAACTAGAGCATAGATTTATCACGGAGCCACGGAGGAGACACCGCGGTGTACGGAGAATGCAATTGTAGGAGGCAACTCTGTTGCCGAAATTTATGCCGGAACAGCGCTTAGCGGTAGAGTGTGTTAACCGCGCAGTAACGATCAGCTGCGCATCGACGGAATGTATTTGCCGCGCAGCGGCGACGGACCGTAGCCGTGGGTGCAAGCCCACGGAAGGAAGTACGCCAAAAGGAACTAGCCGCACAGCGGCGACGTAACCTGAAAATCCCGCATGGCCGGCACTAATTCCAATCTGCTCTATCACCTGGTCTTTGCACCAAGCTGCGATTACCAATCATAAATTCCACTTTGCTAGACAAGTTGCATTGTTACCCGGACGGGATTGTCAAAGTGGAAGGGGGCTGCATTCCAAATTGGTGGAATCGCCGACCACGTCCATCTGTTATTGAAACTGTAGCCCACCATCGCAATTTCCGATTTCCTACGACAACTTAAGACAAACTTCTCTTAGTGGATTATTGAGACGCGTGAGGCTGCTTGTGAAGTAGGAGGTGGCATTTAAAAGCGTTACGTGTGGGATTGACGTCGCCGCTGCGCGGCTGGGATTCGGTCCCTTGCTGACGCTGCGGGCTTAATCATTAGGAAATTACACATACCGTGGGCTTGCGCCGCACGGCTACAATACTTTACCGCTTGGCGGTACGAATCAATTACGAATGACAATTGTTAAATGGGGTTTTTTGTGGGTCGTTTCTGGCTATAAAGATTTCGCTGCTCTGGAGCGGCTCGCTGGACACCCCCAGGAAATACATAGCGCCCCCGGGTTCTGGCATCTGCCGCGAATTTGCACTACCGCTAAAAGCGATTTCGCCGGGGTTAGCCACCAACCGCAGGAATTTTTACTGCTTTTTAACGAAAATTACTTTCAAAATGCGAATTGGCCTCAATTTCTAGACGCGGGCCATTGCTTATATTAAATTAAAGGCTCCGAAGCTTGAAAGTTTGGCCTGCTTTAGGCAAGCTGAGCTTTCTTTGATTCTCCCCACCTCACCACGCAAGGCCCCCTCCTTATGCCGCGTTCCGCCCCACCTGTCCTCCGCGCTTCCGCCTTATTTGCGCTCAGCCTGGGCGTGTTAGCTTTTCTCCCCCTGCCCGCCGCGGCGCTCGACCTGCAACCCGGCGACCATATCTGCATCATTGGCAACACCACGGCCGAACGGATGCAGCACCACGGCTGGTTAGAAACGCTCATCCATGACCGCTTTCCCACCCATCAACTGGTTTTTCGCAACCTGGGCTACAGCGCCGACGAGATCGGCGGCTACACGGCCAATCCCAACTTTAACCAGCGGCTCCGGTCGATGGACTTTGGCACGGCGGATCAATGGCTCTTTGGACAGGCCCCCATCCCCCAACCCAAAAAGCTCAACGCCAACGCCCCCGTGCGGGAAAATCGGTTCGAGTTGGTCAACACCCGCCCGGACGTGATCTTTGCCTTTTTCGGCTATAACGAATCCTTCGCGGGGGAAGCGGGCTTGCCGAATTTTAAGCAAACCCTGGCCGAGATGATCAAGCACCTCACCTCGCAAAAGTATAATGGAAAAGCGCCGCCGCGGTTGGTCATCTTTTCACCCATCGCCCATGAAAACCTGAATGATCCCAACCTGCCCGACGGTAACGAAAACAACGTTCGCCTGAAAATGTACACTCAGGCGATGGGCGAGGTCTGCCGCGAGCACCGGATCGAGTTTGTCGATCTGTTTGGCCCGACGCTCGAGGCGTTTAATCGCTTGGACGCGCCCCAGACAATCAACGGTATTCACCTGAACGAAACCGGCGATAAGCTGGTCGCCGAAATTTGCGACCGGGTTCTCTTTGGCCAGGCTCCCGCGCGGGACGCCGGAAAGCTGGGTTCGTTGCGGCTGGCCGTCAATGACAAAAACGCGATCTTTCATGAACATTACCGCGCGACGGACGGCTACAGCACGTTTGGCGATCGGGCGTTCTTGCGCTTTACCGATGGCCAGACCAACTATGAAGTCCTGCAGCGCGAGTTGGAAATCATCGACATCATGACCAGCAACCGGGATGCCGCCGTGTGGGCGGTCGCGCAGGGCAAACCGGTTAAAATTGACGACAGCAACGTTCCGCCATTTATTCCGGTAATTACCAATAAACCAGGGCCAAACCCCGATAAATCGCATGTGTTTCTCGGCGGAGAAGAAGCAATTGGCAAAATGACCATCGGCCAAGGGCTAAAGGTCGAACTGTTTGCCAGCGAGGAACAGTTCAAAAACCTGATCAACCCCGTGCAGATGGCGTTTGACACCCGTGGGCGGCTGTGGGTGGCCACCTGGCCCATGTATCCCCACTGGAAGCCGGGCGAGCCGATGCATGACGCGTTGTTGATTTTGGAAGATACCAACAAAGATGGCAGGGCGGACAAATGCACGCCGTTTGCCGAGGATCTGCATAATCCGACCGGTTTTGAATTTTGGGGGGGCGGCGTGTTTGTGGCTTGCGGCCCCAGCGTTTATTTCCTCAAGGATACCAACGGCGACGACCGCTATGACATTAAGGAACGCGTGCTGCATGGCCTGGATACGGCGGACACGCACCACACGGCGAATAGCTTTACCTTTGATCCGGGGGGGGCTTTATACTTTCAAGAAGGGACGTTCCACCACACCCAGATCGAGTCTCCCTGGGGTCCGCCGCGGCGCGTGGCCAATGGGGCGGTTTTTCGGTATGAGCCGCGCACCCAAAAGATCGACGTGCATGTGTCGTATGGGTTTGCCAATCCCCACGGCAACGCCTGGGACCGCTGGGGGCAAAATATCGTGGTTGATGGGACCGGGGCGGTCCCCTATCACGGGACGCTCTTTTCCGGCCATGTGAATTTCCCGAATAAGCACGGCGGCACGCCCAGCGTGTATCAACAACGCACGCGTCCCTGTCCGGCGATAGAGTTTCTCTCTAGCAGCCATTTTACCGAGGATTTTCGCGATAATTTGCTGGTGCAAAACGTGATCGGTTTTCAGGGAATTTTGCGTTACAAGTCGCAGGAAAACCAATCCACCATCGGTGCCAGCGAGCTGGAACCGATGTTGTCCTCCAGCGATCCCAACTTTCGCCCCGCCGATTTAGAGACCGCGCCCGACGGCGCGCTGTATTTCATTGATTGGCAAAATCCAATCATCGGCCACATGCAGCATAATCTGCGCGATCCCAGTCGCGATAAGCTGCATGGCCGTGTCTATCGCGTGACGCAGGTTGATCGTCCGTTGATGGAGCCGGTCCCCGTGGCCGGTCGATCGGCCCGCGAATTGGTCAACTTGCTCACCCATTCCGATGACCGCGTTCGGTACCGCGCGCGGATTGAGCTTTCCGACCGGCCCACGCCCGAGGTCATCGCCGCCCTAGAAGACTGGTTCCCCACGCTAAACAAATCCGCTGCCAACTATGAACGGCATCGGATGGAGGCACTCTGGGCGTATCAGCAACACAATGTGGTTAACGCCGCGCTGTTGGAACAGGTGCTGGCCTCTCCA
This region includes:
- a CDS encoding DUF2760 domain-containing protein, whose translation is MFLWTALRAFFATLFNRALAEQVRAVLDGKPFDGELLGVEGAGTASTTAKRPAGTATSTTPPRPAAGASSPPPRPAASARSDALTLLAALQREGRLLDFLMEDLGSYADAQVGAVARDLHRDCRGVVQRMFGLAPLATEPEGSRIELTAPYDAARYRVLGSAPESGRITGTILHPGWQATRSELPVWSGSPSGQNILAPTEVEVR